In Salvelinus alpinus chromosome 22, SLU_Salpinus.1, whole genome shotgun sequence, one genomic interval encodes:
- the LOC139549425 gene encoding transcription cofactor HES-6-like, translated as MTASIMAHNVGKHSSAKEERKLRKPLIERKRRERINNCLDQLKETVVGAFTLDQSKLEKADILEMTVKHLQNVQTHRFSADPNLGLDAQQKYSTGYIQCMHEVHNMLLSCEWMDKTLGSRLLNHLLKSLPRSSEEHPSQANPNLRPDAHPPSQGPGAPTTPLRGDPRSGRQGQREGPLSHMVGPQDSPLLLLGSPQLLSPHLGMLEMWRPW; from the exons ATGACAGCCAGCATCATGGCTCACAACGTGGGGAAACACTCGAGTGCCAAGGAGGAGAGAAAG CTGCGGAAGCCGCTAATTGAGAGGAAAAGACGGGAGAGGATTAATAACTGCTTGGATCAACTGAAAGAAACCGTGGTCGGGGCGTTCACTCTTGAT CAATCGAAACTTGAAAAGGCGGACATTCTGGAGATGACAGTGAAACACCTGCAGAATGTTCAGACTCATAGATTCAGTG CAGACCCCAATTTAGGCCTAGATGCACAGCAGAAGTACAGCACAGGCTACATCCAGTGCATGCACGAGGTCCACAACATGCTGCTCAGCTGCGAGTGGATGGACAAAACTCTTGGCTCCCGCCTGCTCAACCACCTGCTAAAATCCCTGCCCCGCTCCAGTGAAGAGCACCCCTCTCAGGCCAACCCCAACCTCAGGCCTGAtgcccacccacccagccaggggCCTGGAGCCCCCACTACACCCCTCAGAGGGGACCCCAGGTCTGGTAGGCAGGGCCAGAGGGAGGGGCCCCTGTCCCACATGGTGGGGCCCCAGGACAGCCCCCTGCTCCTGCTCGGGAGCCCCCAGCTCCTCAGCCCCCACCTGGGCATGCTGGAGATGTGGAGGCCCTGGTAA